From Pontibacter actiniarum, a single genomic window includes:
- a CDS encoding ATP-binding protein yields the protein MQNYKNLKVDLSNCDKEPIHIIGRIQPHGFMLILDHDSLLVEQASENVAGFLGIEASSLIGQSLEVLCSGEGYMLLEQQLRNAVKLNPQLLLMQEQVYFGFVHLSAGKLVLECEPAVPTAEQQRLENAYQFAQFQTDLNELDTMAGQSQLVVDYVQRVLDYDRVMLYKFDEDWNGEVIADRVKPGVHSYLHHHFPASDIPAPARALLEKKQVRQIPDVQAQAVDIVPYLNPATGSPSNIILSELRNPSEIHLEYLRNMDVSATLSFSIMVKGKLWGLITCQHLTPVFKDYWKRQLCYLIAKAFSNAILSDSEQRDVQTLAQSKKLEEELIQRLSGASHIGKELFEGEVNLLHLTGCSAAALYFNHELIASGQGPDESQVMQIIDWLSENNTSRVFSTRQLSSHMPGAEAFRANASGLLALEISRYNKEYILYFKPEIKETRIWAGNPDKPLPGGDMRIHPRKSFQNWTEVIKGKSEPWTVNELEITQMLLKDITAIILRNQASQLKQLNQELKLYTQDLHVKNSRLEDFAHIITHNLRSPLKNIKGLHSLYLAEPTNESAAEIMEHISKMTDNISATIDDLNLILKAAIEQQLPQCNVQLHDIIEKEIENLQAEIKQTDAKICTDLQVPALNMPKVYLESIMHNLLSNALKYRGDRPPLITVRSWQEEHNIYLSVADNGLGMDLGKVGPKLFGLYNTFHRKKDAKGLGLYLTRMQVEGLGGKISVESAPEKGTTFTVQLPRH from the coding sequence ATGCAGAATTACAAAAACCTGAAAGTTGACCTTTCCAACTGTGACAAAGAGCCCATCCACATCATCGGCCGGATTCAGCCGCACGGCTTTATGCTTATACTTGACCATGACTCGCTGCTCGTGGAGCAGGCCAGCGAGAACGTGGCAGGCTTTCTGGGGATAGAGGCCAGCAGTTTGATCGGTCAGTCGCTGGAGGTGCTGTGCTCCGGGGAAGGCTACATGCTGCTGGAGCAGCAGTTGCGAAATGCCGTGAAGCTGAACCCGCAGCTGCTCCTGATGCAGGAGCAGGTATACTTCGGCTTTGTTCACCTGTCGGCGGGCAAGCTGGTGCTGGAGTGCGAGCCTGCCGTGCCCACAGCCGAACAGCAGCGCCTGGAGAACGCTTACCAGTTCGCCCAGTTCCAGACTGATCTGAACGAGCTGGATACCATGGCCGGGCAGTCGCAGCTGGTGGTGGACTACGTGCAGCGCGTGCTGGATTACGACAGGGTCATGCTCTACAAATTTGATGAGGACTGGAACGGCGAGGTAATAGCAGACAGGGTGAAGCCGGGCGTGCACTCGTACCTGCACCACCACTTCCCGGCCTCCGACATCCCGGCACCGGCCAGAGCCCTGCTCGAGAAGAAGCAGGTGCGGCAGATTCCGGATGTGCAGGCCCAGGCGGTGGATATCGTGCCGTACCTCAATCCTGCCACCGGAAGCCCTTCCAACATCATCCTGTCGGAGCTGCGGAACCCCTCCGAGATTCACCTGGAGTACCTGCGGAACATGGACGTGAGCGCTACCCTGTCTTTCTCCATTATGGTGAAGGGCAAGCTGTGGGGCCTGATCACGTGCCAGCATCTTACGCCGGTGTTCAAAGACTACTGGAAACGGCAGCTCTGCTACCTGATAGCCAAGGCTTTTTCCAATGCCATCCTGTCTGACAGCGAGCAGCGCGATGTGCAAACACTGGCGCAAAGCAAAAAGCTGGAGGAAGAACTGATCCAGCGCCTTAGCGGGGCCAGCCATATCGGCAAAGAGCTTTTCGAGGGCGAGGTTAACCTTCTGCACCTCACCGGCTGCTCCGCGGCAGCCCTGTACTTCAACCACGAGCTGATTGCCTCGGGGCAAGGGCCTGATGAAAGCCAGGTCATGCAGATCATAGACTGGCTCTCGGAGAACAACACCAGCCGGGTGTTCAGCACCAGGCAGCTTTCGAGCCACATGCCGGGTGCGGAGGCTTTTCGGGCAAACGCCAGCGGGCTGCTTGCCCTGGAGATCTCCCGCTACAACAAAGAGTACATTCTATACTTTAAGCCGGAGATAAAGGAGACCCGGATATGGGCAGGTAACCCCGATAAGCCACTCCCCGGCGGAGACATGCGGATACACCCGCGCAAGTCTTTCCAGAACTGGACGGAAGTGATCAAAGGGAAGTCTGAGCCCTGGACGGTGAACGAGCTGGAGATCACGCAGATGCTGCTGAAAGACATTACGGCGATCATACTGCGCAACCAGGCCAGCCAGCTGAAGCAGCTAAACCAGGAGCTAAAGCTCTACACCCAGGACCTGCACGTTAAAAACAGCCGCCTGGAGGATTTTGCCCATATCATCACGCATAACCTGCGGTCACCGTTAAAGAACATCAAAGGCCTGCACAGCTTATACCTGGCAGAGCCTACAAACGAGAGCGCCGCAGAGATAATGGAGCACATCTCCAAAATGACGGATAACATCTCGGCGACCATCGATGACCTGAACCTGATTCTGAAGGCGGCCATTGAGCAGCAGTTGCCGCAGTGCAATGTGCAGCTCCACGACATCATTGAGAAGGAAATTGAGAACCTGCAGGCTGAGATAAAGCAGACCGACGCGAAGATCTGTACCGACCTGCAGGTGCCCGCGCTGAATATGCCAAAGGTGTATTTGGAGAGCATCATGCACAACCTGCTTTCCAACGCGCTAAAGTACAGAGGCGACCGGCCGCCGCTCATCACCGTGAGAAGCTGGCAGGAGGAGCATAACATCTACCTCTCCGTGGCTGACAATGGCTTAGGCATGGACCTGGGCAAGGTTGGGCCGAAACTGTTTGGCCTCTACAATACCTTCCACCGCAAAAAAGACGCAAAAGGGCTGGGCTTATACTTAACACGCATGCAGGTAGAGGGCCTGGGCGGAAAGATCAGCGTAGAGAGCGCACCGGAGAAAGGCACTACCTTTACGGTACAGCTCCCAAGGCATTAG
- a CDS encoding DEAD/DEAH box helicase gives MNKIRFEELPLSPEVQRAIADMGFEEASPIQTEAIPVVLSGKDIIGQAQTGTGKTAAFGIPTIETVDPSDRSVQALILCPTRELAIQVSGEIQKLAKYKQGISVVPIYGGQSYDRQLRALKQGVQIVIGTPGRVMDHIQRGTLVLDNVNKIILDEADEMLDMGFREDIEFVLERIPEDRQTIFFSATMSKPIMEMTKRYQTDPVLVKVVHQELTVTNIDQAYFEVRNSAKQEVLSRLLDMYNLKSAIIFCNTKRMVDDLVTGLQARGYFSDALHGDLNQNQRSAVMNKFRNGTLEILVATDVAARGLDVENVEAVFNYDLPQDEESYVHRIGRTGRAGKSGKAFSFVGGRSDGYKLKDIMRYTKAKIVLQQVPSLEDVNEIRTNMFFDKVKEVLEKGHLAKHVARIERFVNETDGYTPLDVASALLKMSMKEAKVKEKGADAEKGLSAAKEGMDRLFITIGKKDRVHPRDLIDLLAQNSSIPEGRVGDIDLYDKFSFVEVPTEYTAEIVENIGRVEYDGRMVIVEKSQKKGSGPKEGGEDFGFGGGGDRDRDRGGRRSGGGFRGGDRDRDRDRGGFRGDRRGGGDRDRDRGGDRRSGGGGFRKKRF, from the coding sequence ATGAACAAAATCAGATTTGAAGAGCTTCCGCTTTCGCCGGAAGTACAGCGAGCCATCGCTGACATGGGTTTCGAAGAAGCCTCTCCCATCCAGACAGAAGCAATCCCGGTTGTTTTATCAGGTAAAGACATCATCGGCCAGGCCCAGACGGGTACAGGCAAAACCGCCGCTTTCGGCATCCCTACCATTGAAACCGTTGACCCAAGCGACAGAAGCGTGCAGGCCCTTATTCTGTGCCCGACACGCGAGCTGGCTATCCAGGTTTCCGGTGAGATTCAGAAACTGGCCAAGTATAAGCAAGGCATCAGCGTGGTTCCGATTTACGGTGGCCAGAGCTATGACCGTCAGCTGCGCGCCCTGAAGCAAGGCGTTCAGATCGTGATCGGTACGCCGGGCCGTGTCATGGACCACATCCAGCGCGGTACCCTGGTGCTTGACAACGTTAATAAAATCATCCTGGACGAAGCGGATGAAATGCTGGACATGGGCTTCCGCGAGGATATTGAGTTCGTGTTGGAGCGTATCCCGGAAGACCGTCAGACCATCTTCTTCTCGGCTACCATGTCCAAGCCGATCATGGAGATGACCAAGCGCTACCAGACCGACCCTGTGCTGGTTAAGGTAGTGCACCAGGAGCTAACGGTAACGAACATCGACCAGGCGTACTTTGAGGTGCGCAACAGCGCCAAGCAGGAAGTGCTTTCGCGCCTGCTGGACATGTACAACCTTAAGTCAGCCATTATCTTCTGTAACACGAAGCGTATGGTGGATGACCTGGTAACCGGCCTGCAGGCCCGCGGCTACTTCTCTGACGCCCTGCACGGCGACCTGAACCAAAACCAGCGCTCTGCGGTAATGAACAAGTTCCGCAACGGCACCCTGGAGATACTGGTGGCAACAGACGTGGCAGCGCGTGGCCTTGACGTGGAGAACGTAGAGGCCGTGTTTAACTACGACCTTCCGCAGGACGAAGAATCTTACGTACACCGCATTGGCCGTACAGGCCGTGCCGGCAAGTCTGGCAAGGCGTTCTCTTTTGTAGGAGGCCGCTCAGACGGGTACAAACTGAAGGACATCATGCGCTATACCAAAGCCAAGATTGTTCTGCAGCAGGTACCGTCGCTGGAAGACGTAAATGAGATCCGCACGAACATGTTCTTCGATAAAGTGAAGGAAGTGCTGGAAAAAGGACACCTGGCCAAGCATGTAGCGCGCATCGAGCGCTTCGTGAACGAAACCGACGGATACACACCGCTTGACGTGGCGTCAGCCTTGCTTAAAATGAGCATGAAGGAAGCCAAGGTGAAAGAAAAGGGTGCAGATGCCGAGAAGGGGCTTAGCGCCGCCAAAGAAGGCATGGACCGCCTGTTCATCACAATCGGCAAGAAAGACCGTGTGCATCCGCGCGACCTGATCGACCTGCTGGCGCAGAACTCCAGCATTCCGGAAGGGCGTGTGGGCGATATCGACCTGTACGACAAGTTCAGCTTTGTGGAAGTGCCAACAGAGTACACGGCTGAGATCGTGGAAAACATTGGCCGCGTAGAGTATGATGGCCGCATGGTGATCGTGGAGAAATCGCAGAAGAAAGGCTCAGGCCCTAAAGAAGGCGGTGAAGACTTCGGCTTCGGCGGCGGTGGCGACAGAGACAGAGACCGTGGCGGCCGTAGAAGCGGCGGCGGTTTCCGTGGCGGCGATCGTGACCGTGACCGTGACCGTGGTGGCTTCCGCGGCGACAGACGCGGCGGCGGCGACCGTGATCGTGACCGTGGCGGAGACAGAAGAAGCGGTGGCGGTGGCTTCCGTAAGAAAAGATTCTAA
- a CDS encoding VOC family protein, translating to MEPRLTLITLGVRNLQRAKEFYQHVFGWQPSESSNDSIVFFQLNGMQLALFPQESLADDAGVPAEGSGFKRFSLAHNVASEQQVDELVAQLEQKGATVLKRPEKVFWGGYSSYIADPDDNLWEIAYNPFLLPDDPSGHRQDSIH from the coding sequence ATGGAACCAAGATTAACACTGATCACCTTAGGCGTGAGAAACCTGCAACGGGCGAAGGAGTTTTACCAGCACGTGTTCGGGTGGCAGCCCAGCGAGAGCAGCAACGACAGCATTGTCTTTTTTCAGTTGAACGGCATGCAGCTGGCTCTTTTTCCGCAGGAGTCCTTAGCCGATGATGCCGGTGTTCCGGCCGAGGGCAGCGGCTTTAAGCGTTTTTCGCTGGCGCACAACGTGGCCTCTGAGCAGCAGGTGGATGAGCTGGTGGCGCAGCTGGAGCAGAAGGGCGCCACTGTGCTGAAACGCCCGGAGAAAGTGTTCTGGGGAGGCTACAGCAGCTACATTGCAGACCCGGACGACAACCTGTGGGAGATCGCCTACAATCCATTCCTGCTGCCGGATGACCCAAGCGGGCACAGGCAGGACTCTATACATTAA
- a CDS encoding UvrD-helicase domain-containing protein produces the protein MPSVFKIYSSSAGSGKTYHLTKEYLKLALHSSDPDYYRSVLAITFTNDAAAEMKERILGALRNFNDNSLPERDKRKSEELLEGITQDLQLEYPEEKLDKEEVRRRAASLFRQILYNYSDFSVSTIDSFVNKIVQAFTRELNIPQNFEVDLDSNTLLSTAVSLLLDKVTDSKEDLLSQTLEQYALEKAREGKSWTMLPDDLMDFARNLLNEQVYEAITDLQQLSLEDFKEVREQLFLVQQQVAETVQEAAQQAMQLFGNADVSPADLYQSTRGIWSYFNTWLKSVDLNYGNSNAQKTVEEDKWYGGKASAYAKAQIDSIKEPLTELYFHIESIKEQYAATFTLVQQVVPHLYKVSLLNELEKCLQEIKLDKNTVHISEFNKRIIDIVLKEPVPFIYERLGEKYKHILIDEFQDTSVLQWNNLLPLVDNALASGHFSMVVGDAKQAIYRWRGGEMEQILHLYKNSTRQLYENRRHGPLIRERYESVDQALQPNNLSTNYRSRSEIIGFNNELFTFISQSHPQFGIFTSIYDKDFAQQVPTGSDKSGGHIQVMFTHDDDSNYKYDLNSCSRTGELYEGYTQEKALTYDESTLNMVLQLVNHCREEGYALKDMAILCRTNIKSKLIANFLKEKGFSIISQDSLSLQFAEVINLIIAMFRVFNRPHDSLAKSEALYLVCKVALESVPDVEMTRTIADIANEKENQSFFDQLRVFGFDVQERETGNLSIYELTEKLIRVFDLLGKNNESEYLFRFLDLVLEYSLKNSNNQNNFLAYWDVQKEKLSINTPKDRNAITITSIHKSKGLAYPVVLVPFADWGTEPKRGSLMWSHLPDGVSVTGKLRSVAVNISSKLENTILTEQYSTEIEKTFIENLNMLYVALTRPMDRLYLIGNAKDLLEERKAPKPDGQAKNVSHLLYRYLVHKELWAFGQHCYQLHKGTPQALQHRVGDERSYFLDHLTSTDWEQRLKIKQHANNVFDFETQTVQRQQNRKLHYALARLAFAPELDKVLRQMVYEGIISEREKPEVKQKLTQVLNHPKLGRYFTNQVVVEHEKEVLDARAYLYKPDRIVFDGEAVVLLEFKTPPPEPAHRYRLDHYAVRFRQLGYEQVTCVLYYFETEEVMEWQYGAKTAGQLGLEL, from the coding sequence ATGCCATCAGTTTTTAAGATTTACTCCTCCTCGGCCGGCTCCGGCAAAACGTATCACCTGACAAAGGAATACCTGAAGCTGGCGCTCCACAGCAGCGACCCGGACTATTACCGCTCGGTCTTGGCCATCACGTTCACCAACGACGCTGCCGCTGAGATGAAGGAGCGAATTCTGGGGGCCCTGCGAAACTTTAACGACAACAGCCTGCCGGAGAGGGATAAACGGAAAAGCGAGGAGCTGCTCGAAGGTATAACACAGGATTTACAGCTGGAGTACCCGGAGGAGAAACTGGACAAGGAGGAGGTGCGCCGGCGTGCCGCCAGCCTGTTCCGGCAGATCCTCTACAACTACTCCGACTTCAGCGTGAGCACCATCGATAGTTTTGTCAACAAGATTGTGCAGGCGTTTACGCGCGAGCTGAATATCCCGCAGAACTTCGAGGTAGACCTGGATTCCAACACGCTGCTGAGCACCGCCGTCTCGCTGCTGCTGGACAAGGTGACGGACTCAAAAGAAGACCTGCTCTCGCAGACGCTGGAGCAGTACGCCCTGGAGAAGGCCCGCGAAGGCAAGAGCTGGACCATGCTGCCCGACGACCTGATGGACTTCGCCCGTAACCTGCTGAACGAGCAGGTGTACGAGGCTATCACGGATCTGCAGCAGCTGAGCCTGGAGGATTTTAAGGAGGTGCGCGAGCAACTGTTCCTGGTGCAGCAGCAGGTGGCCGAAACGGTGCAGGAGGCGGCGCAGCAGGCCATGCAGCTCTTCGGAAACGCAGACGTCTCCCCTGCCGACCTCTACCAGAGCACCCGCGGCATCTGGTCATACTTTAACACCTGGCTGAAGTCGGTGGACCTGAACTACGGCAACAGCAACGCCCAGAAAACGGTGGAGGAAGACAAGTGGTACGGCGGCAAGGCCAGCGCCTACGCCAAAGCGCAGATCGACAGCATTAAGGAGCCGCTCACGGAGCTGTACTTCCATATCGAAAGTATAAAGGAGCAGTATGCCGCCACCTTTACGCTGGTGCAGCAGGTGGTGCCGCACCTGTACAAAGTATCGCTGCTGAACGAGCTGGAGAAGTGCCTGCAGGAGATAAAGCTGGACAAGAACACCGTGCACATCTCCGAGTTTAACAAGCGCATCATTGATATTGTGCTGAAGGAGCCGGTACCGTTTATCTATGAGCGCCTCGGCGAGAAGTATAAGCACATCCTGATCGACGAGTTTCAGGACACCTCGGTGCTGCAGTGGAACAACCTGCTCCCGCTCGTGGACAATGCCCTGGCCTCCGGCCACTTCAGCATGGTGGTGGGCGATGCCAAGCAGGCCATTTACCGCTGGCGAGGCGGCGAGATGGAGCAGATCCTGCACCTTTATAAGAACAGCACCCGCCAGCTGTATGAGAACCGGCGGCACGGGCCGCTTATACGGGAGCGGTATGAGTCGGTGGACCAGGCGCTGCAGCCCAATAACCTGAGCACCAACTACCGCAGCCGCTCCGAAATCATCGGCTTTAACAACGAGCTTTTTACCTTCATCAGCCAGAGCCATCCGCAGTTTGGCATCTTCACGTCTATCTACGACAAGGACTTTGCGCAGCAGGTGCCCACAGGCAGCGACAAAAGCGGCGGCCACATACAGGTGATGTTCACCCACGACGACGACAGCAACTACAAGTATGACCTGAACAGCTGCAGCCGCACCGGGGAGCTTTACGAAGGCTACACGCAGGAAAAAGCGCTTACCTACGACGAGAGTACACTCAACATGGTGCTGCAGCTGGTAAACCATTGCCGGGAGGAGGGCTATGCACTGAAGGACATGGCCATCCTTTGCCGCACCAACATAAAGAGCAAGCTCATCGCCAACTTCCTTAAGGAAAAAGGCTTCAGCATTATTTCGCAGGACTCCCTGTCGTTGCAGTTTGCCGAGGTTATCAACCTGATCATTGCGATGTTCCGCGTGTTTAACCGCCCCCACGATTCGCTGGCAAAGTCGGAGGCCCTGTACCTGGTGTGCAAGGTGGCGCTGGAGTCGGTGCCCGATGTGGAGATGACCAGAACCATTGCCGACATTGCCAATGAGAAGGAGAACCAATCCTTCTTTGATCAGTTGCGCGTGTTTGGCTTTGATGTGCAGGAGCGCGAGACGGGCAACCTGTCCATCTACGAACTCACCGAAAAGCTCATCCGCGTTTTCGACCTGCTCGGCAAGAACAACGAGAGCGAGTACCTTTTCCGCTTCCTGGACCTGGTGCTGGAATACAGCCTCAAAAACAGCAACAACCAGAACAACTTCCTGGCTTACTGGGATGTGCAGAAGGAAAAGCTGAGCATCAACACCCCCAAAGACCGTAACGCCATCACCATTACCAGCATCCACAAGTCCAAGGGCCTCGCCTACCCTGTCGTGCTTGTGCCTTTTGCGGACTGGGGCACGGAGCCCAAAAGGGGCTCGCTGATGTGGAGCCACCTGCCGGACGGGGTGAGCGTGACGGGCAAGCTGCGCAGCGTGGCAGTTAACATAAGTTCTAAACTGGAGAATACTATCCTGACAGAGCAGTACAGCACCGAGATTGAGAAAACCTTTATCGAGAACCTGAACATGCTGTACGTGGCCCTCACCCGCCCCATGGACCGGCTGTACCTGATCGGGAATGCCAAAGACCTGCTGGAGGAGCGCAAGGCCCCGAAGCCGGACGGGCAGGCAAAGAACGTAAGCCACCTGCTGTACCGCTACCTCGTGCACAAGGAGCTGTGGGCCTTTGGCCAGCACTGCTACCAGTTGCACAAAGGCACCCCGCAGGCATTGCAGCACCGTGTGGGCGATGAAAGGTCGTACTTCCTCGACCACCTGACATCCACTGACTGGGAGCAGCGCCTGAAAATAAAGCAGCACGCCAACAACGTGTTCGATTTTGAGACGCAAACAGTGCAGCGGCAGCAGAACAGGAAGCTGCACTATGCCCTGGCCCGCCTTGCCTTTGCCCCGGAACTTGACAAGGTGCTGCGCCAGATGGTGTACGAGGGCATCATCAGCGAACGGGAGAAGCCGGAGGTAAAGCAGAAGCTGACGCAGGTGCTGAACCACCCTAAGCTGGGCCGTTACTTCACCAATCAGGTGGTGGTGGAGCATGAAAAGGAGGTGCTGGACGCCCGTGCCTACCTCTATAAGCCCGACCGCATTGTGTTCGACGGCGAGGCGGTGGTGCTGCTGGAGTTTAAAACGCCGCCACCGGAGCCGGCGCACCGCTACCGGCTGGACCACTACGCGGTGCGCTTCCGGCAACTGGGCTACGAGCAGGTAACGTGCGTGCTGTACTACTTCGAAACCGAGGAGGTGATGGAGTGGCAATACGGCGCTAAAACCGCCGGGCAACTGGGCCTGGAGCTGTAG
- a CDS encoding ferritin-like domain-containing protein, translated as MENNKEVFSTVHHLIERCKDGAKGYKTASEDVEDKDLKDLFRKYAVQRDSMITELQDQLHKMGHTDDESSSLEGTVHRAWIDIKSALSSKDRHRVLAECERGEDYAVKSYQEALNKNLPGNLKPIVEQQYNDIKNAHDHIRSLRDASKGA; from the coding sequence ATGGAAAACAATAAAGAAGTATTCTCTACGGTGCATCACCTCATCGAACGTTGTAAGGATGGTGCCAAAGGATATAAGACCGCCTCTGAAGATGTAGAGGATAAGGACCTGAAGGACCTGTTCCGCAAGTATGCGGTGCAGCGCGATAGCATGATCACCGAACTGCAGGACCAGCTGCACAAGATGGGCCACACCGACGATGAGTCGAGCTCCCTGGAGGGAACCGTGCACAGAGCATGGATCGACATCAAGTCTGCCCTGTCGTCCAAAGACAGGCACCGTGTGCTGGCGGAGTGCGAGCGCGGTGAGGATTACGCCGTTAAGTCTTACCAGGAGGCGTTAAACAAGAACCTTCCCGGCAACCTGAAGCCGATTGTGGAACAACAGTACAATGATATCAAAAACGCGCATGACCACATCCGCTCTCTGCGGGATGCTTCTAAAGGCGCGTAA